The DNA window GCGCGACGTGACGCGGCGCACGTTCAAGGTCGTGAACTTCGAATGCGACCACATGAGCTTGTTCCTGAAGCCAACCCTCGATGAGGTCTGCGGGCACCTCCGGACGTTGCTCGCCCCGGGAGCGTGAGGTCATGACCAGGATTCTTGTGTTCCCCGGACAGGGCTCGCAGGCGGTAGGCATGGGCGCCGAGCTGTTCCGTGCGTTCCCTCACGAGGTGGCCTTCGCGGACGCCATCCTGGGGTACTCCATCGAGGAGCTGTGTCTGAAGGACTCGCAGAAGCGGCTCCACCGGACGGAGTTCACCCAGCCCGCGCTCTTCGTGGTGAACGCGCTGTCCTATCTGCACGCGGTGGAGCGGGAGGGGGCGCGTCCGGACTTCGCGGTGGGGCACAGCCTGGGGGAGTACAACGCGCTGTTCGCCGCGGGGGCCTTCGACTTCATCACCGGCCTGCGCCTGGTGCAGCGGCGCGGGCAGTTGATGGGGCGGGCGGATGGAGGGGTGATGGCCGCGGTGGTGGGATTGACCGACGACCAGGTGGCGCGGTGTCTGCGCGACGTGGGCAACGAGGAGATGGACATCGCCAGCCTGAACTCACCGGACCAGACGGTGATTTCGGGAGCGG is part of the Myxococcus landrumus genome and encodes:
- the fabD gene encoding ACP S-malonyltransferase — its product is MTRILVFPGQGSQAVGMGAELFRAFPHEVAFADAILGYSIEELCLKDSQKRLHRTEFTQPALFVVNALSYLHAVEREGARPDFAVGHSLGEYNALFAAGAFDFITGLRLVQRRGQLMGRADGGVMAAVVGLTDDQVARCLRDVGNEEMDIASLNSPDQTVISGAASAFERVEAALLAAGAHQVVRLKVSAAFHSRYMRSAEDEFARFLSQFEFSSLDFPVVSNLHATPYALEAIHTCLAGQMSKAVRWTETIQWLARQPEPRFEELGPAKVLTPLIQSILRRSPSARARTA